In the genome of Pediococcus claussenii ATCC BAA-344, one region contains:
- a CDS encoding sirohydrochlorin cobaltochelatase gives MKKGILVVTFGTTSLKARQATTNKIIKKAKEQFPDFLVQGAFTSRKVMDKISNQEHTNIEYLDDAIQKLKQKECRELYVEPLYLTESNDLAKLQTVIHGYDADFQKIVFGDPLLTTVNDFKDFAIFLNSVGDLKLDEGNLFIGHGTAKSNRFILHTTLDYMMLDTNSFVGTVESYPDLGSIMQRMRIKNIQRVHLYPLMLVAGIHASKDIVSGEKGTWNKMLMDGGFETTGQLIGLGEYEFVQNKFISNLKRVVEVSR, from the coding sequence GTGAAAAAAGGAATTTTAGTCGTTACTTTTGGAACAACTAGTCTTAAGGCGCGACAAGCTACAACCAATAAAATTATAAAGAAAGCAAAGGAACAGTTTCCTGATTTTTTGGTACAAGGAGCTTTTACTTCTCGCAAAGTGATGGATAAGATTAGTAATCAGGAGCATACAAACATTGAGTATCTTGATGACGCTATTCAAAAACTGAAGCAAAAGGAATGCCGAGAATTATATGTTGAACCATTGTATCTGACAGAAAGCAACGATTTAGCAAAATTGCAAACGGTTATTCACGGATATGATGCAGATTTTCAAAAAATTGTTTTTGGAGATCCACTATTAACCACAGTTAATGACTTTAAAGACTTTGCCATTTTTTTGAATAGTGTCGGTGATTTAAAGTTGGATGAAGGAAACTTATTTATTGGTCACGGCACCGCTAAGAGTAACCGTTTCATTTTACATACCACCCTAGATTATATGATGCTTGATACTAATTCATTTGTAGGAACCGTTGAAAGTTATCCCGATTTAGGCTCAATTATGCAACGAATGCGTATAAAAAACATTCAAAGGGTTCATCTTTACCCGTTAATGCTCGTTGCCGGCATTCATGCTAGTAAAGACATTGTTTCAGGGGAAAAGGGAACTTGGAATAAGATGCTGATGGACGGCGGATTTGAAACAACCGGCCAGTTGATTGGATTGGGTGAATATGAGTTTGTTCAAAATAAGTTTATTTCAAATTTAAAACGGGTGGTTGAAGTGAGTCGTTAG
- a CDS encoding type 2 lanthipeptide synthetase LanM has translation MKNELVFSKFSAVVAEQYLDKLHQMIWEHHSLLVKPMRLQETMMNEIMIEIDTICRRALVYEFKQFEMRTTGQLTFQEGSTKCLIHFCSQINSSYVAKFMQRYAYLDGLIKRRIPMIINFGGSVLEDFDSDRFQLGQKILNCTGSQLRIEDFNYQRNDTRNGAQKVLVIITSFGKIVYKPHRLNNDIFFEKMLGLLNKKSGKKTKLVGVKSITVDLHGWQEYINQSEFKGSPSEYYYEFGILAAWAWLFKIGDLHNGNVLQTAQGIRVIDLENLMTNQISDESSEKIGDCYSNFIRDSVLGSLLLPLHIKFYNETIDYSGFRGSKEQYIKVNQLVDLGTDNLRFDFTEKRIIKNDLELKNEPVVRYQKVINQGFIIGVQFIQEHLSEVKRLLDGTYSRQLVASSDFYKKLQGNMTHPKYATSMEQVNGLIGMQVEFSNLDNQKILTDLKNYDIPYQECEINEKDINYLIFQVSKITPFQIDQQLELIRCALKTLEESPAQAKVTSDITNVKQRIFKMDFEHSILFISQFNEDQRLIMAPIDCSLWVGLGEIENILLFSDRNNTDLVQRTLKTVLEMYPVEQLIAEGLLSGYNGVGAYLLVLAHLKSKWAIQQMHLILNELLHSELLIQDWSFFEGAGSLVWIVFQLAAHTDFKKQCSKLLVMLKKQFDVKKVKSRIEKKLIVICLGKIVDRRDLPRNINYPIRGSVREGVLLVNLSSIKSSNYLEEYLKKAWGKQAFKVPTKNDSIQNGLIGKLLVAKRLDYYGKKKEQKKRELMARIDAKNPRVLGETWGVGYAGLQYYLLAEQTGNADLLFCKVGWDD, from the coding sequence ATGAAAAATGAGCTAGTATTTTCCAAATTTTCCGCAGTGGTTGCGGAACAATATTTAGATAAATTACATCAAATGATATGGGAACATCACTCGCTGTTAGTTAAGCCAATGCGATTACAGGAAACCATGATGAATGAAATAATGATTGAAATTGATACAATATGTAGACGCGCATTGGTTTACGAATTTAAGCAATTTGAAATGAGAACAACGGGGCAGTTAACTTTTCAGGAAGGTTCAACAAAATGCTTAATTCATTTTTGTAGTCAAATTAATTCATCATATGTTGCGAAGTTTATGCAGCGGTATGCATACCTAGATGGCCTAATAAAGCGAAGAATTCCTATGATTATTAATTTTGGCGGAAGTGTTCTCGAAGATTTTGATTCTGATCGTTTTCAATTGGGTCAAAAAATTCTGAATTGTACTGGAAGCCAACTTAGAATTGAAGATTTTAATTACCAACGTAATGACACTAGAAATGGTGCACAGAAGGTGTTAGTGATTATCACTAGTTTTGGTAAAATTGTATATAAACCACATCGTTTAAATAACGATATTTTCTTTGAAAAGATGTTAGGACTGCTGAATAAAAAAAGTGGGAAGAAAACCAAACTGGTCGGTGTAAAGTCAATTACGGTTGATTTGCACGGTTGGCAAGAATATATTAATCAGTCTGAATTTAAGGGCTCACCTTCAGAATATTATTATGAGTTTGGAATACTCGCTGCATGGGCTTGGCTATTTAAAATTGGAGATTTGCATAATGGAAATGTATTGCAAACTGCACAGGGAATCAGAGTTATTGATCTTGAAAATCTGATGACAAATCAAATTTCAGATGAGTCGTCTGAGAAAATTGGTGACTGTTACAGCAATTTTATTCGGGATTCTGTGCTTGGCAGTCTACTTTTACCACTCCATATTAAGTTTTACAACGAAACGATTGACTATTCCGGTTTTAGAGGTAGTAAAGAACAATACATAAAAGTAAATCAGTTAGTAGATTTAGGAACGGATAATCTTCGTTTTGATTTCACGGAAAAACGGATTATTAAAAATGATTTAGAGTTAAAGAATGAACCGGTGGTTAGGTATCAGAAGGTAATTAATCAGGGATTTATTATTGGTGTCCAGTTTATACAGGAACATTTATCAGAAGTAAAAAGATTACTTGACGGTACTTACAGCCGTCAACTTGTGGCTTCGTCCGATTTTTATAAGAAATTGCAAGGAAATATGACACATCCCAAGTATGCAACTTCAATGGAGCAAGTAAATGGCTTAATTGGTATGCAGGTTGAATTTAGCAACTTGGATAATCAAAAAATTTTGACCGATTTGAAAAACTATGATATTCCCTACCAAGAATGTGAAATTAACGAAAAAGATATTAATTATTTAATTTTTCAAGTTAGTAAAATTACACCATTTCAAATTGATCAACAGCTTGAGTTAATCAGGTGTGCACTGAAAACATTAGAAGAATCGCCTGCACAAGCAAAGGTAACAAGTGACATAACGAATGTTAAGCAACGAATTTTTAAAATGGACTTTGAACATAGTATTTTGTTCATATCACAGTTCAATGAGGATCAACGATTAATAATGGCACCGATTGATTGTTCTTTATGGGTCGGTTTAGGTGAGATTGAAAATATTTTATTGTTTTCTGATAGAAATAATACCGATTTAGTTCAACGAACCTTAAAAACTGTTCTGGAAATGTATCCAGTTGAACAGTTAATCGCTGAGGGCCTACTCAGTGGTTATAACGGGGTTGGGGCTTATCTTTTAGTTCTTGCACACCTCAAATCAAAGTGGGCAATACAGCAGATGCATTTGATTTTAAATGAATTGCTACACAGTGAATTATTGATCCAGGATTGGAGTTTCTTTGAAGGTGCAGGGTCGTTAGTTTGGATTGTTTTTCAGTTAGCAGCACATACGGATTTTAAAAAACAATGTTCGAAATTACTTGTTATGCTTAAAAAGCAATTTGATGTGAAGAAAGTTAAGTCTCGAATTGAAAAAAAATTAATTGTAATTTGTTTAGGAAAGATTGTTGATAGAAGAGATTTGCCCAGGAATATTAATTATCCAATTCGTGGAAGCGTTCGTGAGGGTGTTTTATTAGTTAACTTGAGTAGTATTAAAAGTTCAAATTATCTAGAAGAATATTTAAAAAAGGCATGGGGTAAACAGGCGTTTAAGGTGCCTACTAAAAATGATTCGATTCAGAACGGATTGATAGGCAAACTTTTAGTTGCAAAACGGTTAGATTACTATGGTAAAAAGAAAGAACAGAAAAAACGGGAATTGATGGCTAGAATTGATGCAAAAAATCCACGGGTGCTTGGAGAAACTTGGGGAGTTGGATATGCTGGATTGCAATATTATTTGCTTGCAGAGCAAACAGGAAATGCGGATTTATTATTTTGTAAAGTAGGATGGGATGACTGA
- a CDS encoding cobalt-factor II C(20)-methyltransferase: MSKLFGIGVGPGDPQLLTVKAIETIKLLDVLYTPTARNNKPSTAFRIADQYIPKEIDVKKRKFPMTNNWHEKRKSWNLIAQEMVTDVKQGKNVGFLTLGDPSVYSTFSYIQELVDDQIKIEIIAGISSFSQIAAISKMPLMLDDESLIVVPANTKQVHLEQLIEIGENIVVMKVAINYPKLFAFLKDSALLDQAYLISNASMETEQVINLQDCDGTEDLPYFTTMLIKKEGKDK; encoded by the coding sequence ATGAGTAAGTTATTTGGAATCGGAGTTGGACCAGGAGACCCGCAGTTACTCACCGTAAAGGCAATTGAAACAATTAAGCTATTAGATGTGTTATACACGCCGACAGCTCGAAATAATAAACCAAGTACGGCATTTCGAATCGCAGATCAGTATATCCCAAAAGAAATTGATGTTAAGAAACGTAAATTTCCAATGACGAATAATTGGCATGAAAAAAGAAAAAGTTGGAATTTGATTGCACAAGAAATGGTCACAGATGTAAAACAGGGTAAGAACGTTGGATTTTTAACATTAGGAGATCCATCGGTTTATAGCACATTTAGCTACATTCAGGAATTGGTAGATGATCAAATTAAAATTGAAATTATTGCCGGTATCTCATCATTCTCGCAGATTGCTGCGATATCGAAAATGCCATTAATGCTGGATGATGAAAGTTTGATTGTAGTTCCAGCCAATACTAAGCAAGTGCACCTAGAACAGTTAATTGAAATTGGTGAGAATATTGTTGTGATGAAGGTGGCAATTAACTATCCGAAACTGTTTGCGTTTCTCAAAGACAGTGCATTATTGGATCAAGCATACTTAATTTCAAATGCTTCAATGGAAACGGAACAAGTAATTAATTTGCAGGATTGTGATGGAACAGAGGATTTGCCATACTTTACCACGATGCTAATTAAAAAAGAGGGTAAGGATAAGTGA
- a CDS encoding sirohydrochlorin cobaltochelatase, whose translation MSKNAIVVVSFGTTFKEAREKDILATEQAIQNYFSEYDIFRAFTSNIVIKRIKANEGITVPTLHEVLKELTQQLYQKVIIQPLHIIPGHEFQLVLEQADIFANQFSQISVGRPLLDNFTDYRTVSNYLAQQKSLALDEAVLFMGHGTDSKEAFAAYACLDHMLLETQHYVGTVEGYPTIEDEIERLKRDHMEKVTMIPFMLVAGDHANNDMASSNENSWASKLKKEGFTVESELKGLGESETIQKLFVKHVRQAIREVENE comes from the coding sequence ATGAGTAAAAATGCAATTGTAGTTGTTAGTTTTGGGACAACTTTTAAAGAAGCTCGCGAAAAAGATATTTTAGCAACCGAACAGGCTATCCAAAATTATTTTAGTGAATACGACATATTTAGAGCATTTACATCAAATATTGTAATAAAGCGAATTAAAGCTAATGAAGGAATTACAGTCCCAACATTACACGAAGTTTTGAAAGAATTAACGCAACAATTATATCAAAAAGTGATTATTCAACCTCTTCATATTATTCCCGGACATGAATTTCAATTAGTTTTAGAACAAGCAGATATCTTTGCAAATCAGTTTAGTCAAATCTCAGTGGGACGTCCTCTACTGGATAATTTTACTGACTATCGGACGGTGTCAAACTATTTAGCACAGCAGAAGAGTCTAGCATTGGATGAAGCAGTTTTGTTTATGGGACACGGTACTGATTCTAAAGAGGCTTTTGCGGCATACGCATGTTTAGATCACATGTTGTTAGAAACCCAGCATTATGTTGGAACAGTTGAAGGTTATCCAACAATTGAGGATGAAATTGAGAGATTGAAACGGGATCATATGGAAAAGGTAACTATGATTCCGTTTATGTTAGTGGCAGGGGATCACGCCAATAACGATATGGCTTCAAGCAATGAAAATTCATGGGCTTCTAAGTTAAAAAAAGAAGGATTTACTGTAGAGTCAGAATTGAAAGGCTTAGGGGAATCCGAAACAATTCAAAAGCTTTTTGTTAAGCATGTTAGACAAGCTATCAGAGAGGTGGAAAATGAGTAA